One Cucurbita pepo subsp. pepo cultivar mu-cu-16 chromosome LG11, ASM280686v2, whole genome shotgun sequence DNA window includes the following coding sequences:
- the LOC111804769 gene encoding uncharacterized protein LOC111804769 has product MLFLEVSLLAFLYQGNHVGSVEALARTFIVSGIFVGLDLILKAIYLFGFGVPLFILSDDSKHRTKWNLWVVHRLLITAAYGFILFMYHSSHREKLPARPAFYRYVVIMSSLNALALFACGIAGNGAGFGYWLYGATVVCYHAFYLPFLYEHFLADFFQEDDLHLENVYYSEMKDAGFFDTDWE; this is encoded by the exons ATGCTATTCTTGGAAGTCAGTTTGTTGGCCTTTTTATATCAAGGAAATCATGTGGGCAGCGTAGAAGCCCTCGCACGAACTTTCATCGTGTCAGGAATTTTTGTTGGCCTGGACTTGATTCTGAAG gcaatttatttgtttggtttcGGAGTTCCATTATTCATTTTAAGTGACGACAGTAAGCATCGAACAAAGTGGAACTTGTGGGTCGTCCACCGTCTGTTGATTACTGCAGCGTATGGTTTTATATTGTTCATGTACCATTCAAGCCATAGAGAGAAATTACCAG CAAGACCTGCTTTCTACAGATATGTCGTTATCATGTCGTCTTTGAACGCATTGGCACTCTTTGCTTGCGGGATCGCTGGAAATGGAGCTGGTTTTGGCTATTG GTTGTATGGTGCCACTGTCGTCTGTTATCATGCCTTCTATCTTCCCTTTCTATATGAACATTTTCTTGCCGATTTCTTCCAG GAGGACGATTTGCATTTGGAGAACGTATACTATTCGGAGATGAAGGATGCTGGTTTCTTTGACACCGACTGGGAGTGA
- the LOC111805581 gene encoding uncharacterized protein LOC111805581, which translates to MEIPTDRGSEPLLPIPVSTTSNSTLDHGNSTPTAYSWLFECHGFWYKLFLIVPSLLFVLYLAFRARKSLSKLSNGRSYIIVAYYGTLWIVTLLNFAWCMFQAWECTSGKELAWNILSLSTTSGMLFLEVSLLAFLYQGNHVGSVEALARTFIVSGIFVGLDLILKAIYLFGFGVPLFILSDDSKHRTKWNLXSSRVGV; encoded by the exons ATGGAAATTCCAACAGATCGAGGTTCAGAACCCCTGCTTCCGATCCCTGTTTCGACGACTTCGAACTCAACCCTAGACCATGGGAATTCTACTCCCACTGCCTACAGTTGGCTATTCGAGTGCCATGGATTTTGGTACAAACTGTTTCTGATTGTCCCCAGTTTGCTATTCGTTCTGTACTTGGCATTTCGGGCGAGAAAGAGCTTGTCCAAGCTCTCCAATGGCCGCTCTTATATCATAGTTGCATATTACGGGACTCTCTGGATCGTTACCTTGCTCAACTTCGCTTGGTGCATGTTTCAg GCATGGGAATGCACCTCTGGGAAAGAATTAGCATGGAATATCTTGTCCTTATCCACGACATCGGGAATGCTATTCTTGGAAGTCAGTTTGTTGGCCTTTTTATATCAAGGAAATCATGTGGGCAGCGTAGAAGCCCTCGCACGAACTTTCATCGTGTCAGGAATTTTTGTTGGCCTGGACTTGATTCTGAAG gcaatttatttgtttggtttcGGAGTTCCATTATTCATTTTAAGTGACGACAGTAAGCATCGAACAAAGTGGAACTTGTNTTCTTCTAGAGTGGGCGTGTGA